Proteins found in one Quercus robur chromosome 2, dhQueRobu3.1, whole genome shotgun sequence genomic segment:
- the LOC126714218 gene encoding WD-40 repeat-containing protein MSI4-like: MESQQQGPVVKKKETRGRKPKPKEDKKDESAKPKEGKKAQQQHHQQQQQQQQQQQQQQQQQQSAVDDKYTQWKTLVPVLYDWLANHNLVWPSLSCRWGPQLEQATYKNRQRLYLSEQTDGSVPNTLVIANCEVVKPRVAAAEHISQFNEEARSPFVKKFKTIIHPGEVNRIRELPQNSKIVATHTDSPDVLIWDVEAQPNRHAVLGATNSRPDLILTGHQDNAEFALAMCPTEPYVLSGGKDKSVVLWSIQDHISTSAVSGGSITKQNSKPGEGNDKTADGPSVGPRGVYIGHEDTVEDVAFCPSSAQEFCSVGDDSCLILWDARVGSSPAVKVEKAHNADLHCVDWNPHDDNLILTGSADNSVRMFDRRNLTSNGVGSPIYKFEGHRAAVLCVQWSPDKSSVFGSSAEDGLLNIWDHEKVSKKVERAARSPSSPPGLFFQHAGHRDKVVDFHWNAFDPWTIVSVSDDCDTTGGGGTLQIWRMSDLIYRPEEEVLAELEKFKSHVVSCASKARES; encoded by the exons atggagtCGCAGCAGCAAGGTCcggtggtgaagaagaaggagaCTCGGGGCCGGAAGCCGAAACCCAAGGAGGACAAGAAAGACGAATCTGCGAAGCCCAAGGAAGGCAAGAAGGCACAGCAACAGCACCaccagcaacaacaacaacaacagcagcagcagcagcagcagcaacaacagcaacaatCCGCTGTAGACGACAAGTACACTCAGTGGAAAACCCTCGTCCCTGTTCTCTACGACTGGCTCGCCAACCACAACCTCGTTTGGCCTTCTCTCTCTTGCCG GTGGGGCCCTCAGCTGGAGCAAGCTACTTACAAGAATCGCCAGCGTCTCTATCTCTCTGAACAG ACTGATGGTAGTGTTCCAAATACTCTGGTCATTGCAAATTGTGAAGTGGTCAAACCTAGGGTTGCAGCCGCAGAGCACATATCCCAG ttcAATGAAGAAGCACGTTCACCATTTGTAAAGAAGTTCAAGACCATCATTCATCCTGGAGAG GTGAACAGAATCAGGGAGCTGCCACAGAACTCTAAGATAGTGGCCACTCATACTGATAGTCCTGAT GTTCTCATTTGGGATGTTGAAGCTCAACCAAATCGTCATGCTGTCCTTGGAGCTACAAATTCTCGTCCAGATTTG ATTTTGACTGGACATCAAGATAATGCAGAATTTGCTCTTGCAATGTGCCCAACTGAACCCTACGTGCTATCTGGAG GGAAGGACAAGTCCGTGGTTTTGTGGAGTATTCAGGACCATATATCAACATCTGCAGTGTCTGGTGGCTCAATTACTAAGCAAAACTCTAAACCTGGGGAAGGAAATGATAAAACTGCTGATGGCCCTTCTGTTGGACCACGGGGTGTCTACATTGGGCATGAGGATACAGTTGAAGATGTGGCATTCTGTCCATCGAG TGCACAGGAGTTTTGTAGTGTAGGTGATGATTCTTGCCTCATATTATGGGATGCACGAGTTGGTTCTAGCCCAGCTGTTAAG GTTGAAAAGGCACATAATGCTGATCTTCACTGTGTTGATTGGAATCCCCATGATGATAACCTTATTCTAACTGG GTCGGCAGATAACTCTGTTCGTATGTTTGATCGCCGAAATCTCACTTCAAATGGAGTTGGGTCACCTATCTATAAATTTGAGGGTCACAGAGCTGCTGTTCTCTGTGTTCAG TGGTCTCCAGACAAGTCATCTGTCTTTGGAAGTTCTGCAGAGGATGGTCTCTTGAACATCTGGGATCATGAGAAG GTTAGTAAGAAGGTAGAGCGAGCAGCAAGAAGTCCAAGTTCTCCACCTGGCTTGTTTTTCCAGCATGCTGGGCACAG GGACAAAGTCGTTGACTTCCATTGGAATGCATTTGATCCATGGACAATTGTGAGTGTGTCTGATGATTGTGATACCACTGGTGGAGGAGGGACATTGCAG ATATGGCGGATGAGTGATCTGATCTACAGGCCTGAAGAGGAGGTTCTAGCCGAGCTTGAGAAATTCAAGTCGCATGTGGTTTCTTGTGCTTCAAAGGCTCGAGAGTCCTGA